The genome window TTGCGTGGGGGCACTTAGCAGCGTGTCCCCCCTTCCCGGAATGGCTTTTCTCATGGTCTCAGGCAACAACTGGCATGTTTTCTCCTCTTGAGCACTGCTACCCTTGAGTGACTGACAGCTTCATGGAGGAGACAGAGGTCAGTAGAAGCCAGCAGTGGGCAGCTTGTGCTGAGCAGGAAATGCAGGACCTGTTCTCCGGCCCTGGGGCAGCAACACgggcagctgcagaggctggagcagctgcgGGGGGACCGTTAGGTAGGTCTGCAGGTggagggggggtgtgggtgCGACGGCTGTCACATCTGCCTTGCCTCTACTCAGCCGGCTGTTCTGAGATCCGGCAGCACaagaggagctgggggtgctggcgCAGATCACCCCGTGGGTGGGAGTCGCAAGCAGTTTCCTTTGACATTAGTCTTATTCTTTGGAGGTTGGCTGCTCCATGGAAAGCTTGTGAGATTGGGTGCAGCAGTCTCTAATCCAGCAGTAGAGGGGGTTTGGCTTTGGGATGTGGGCAGCCAGACCGCGGaaggctctgcagcctgcttgTTTGAAGCATCCCTTAAAAATTATATGTGCTTCTTGACAATCCTGTGAGGCAGGGCTGTCAGTGCAGAAGTGGTGAATTGAAATATTGTGCTTATCACAGGAATGTCCTCAAACGGTGCTGGTGAGGTGTTGGTGGAGTTGGAAAAGgaacaggaggagctggcagggatAAATGAGCTTTCCAGAAAAGGGTGTTGTCTGAGTAGCCTGTTCTGTAAAGGTCTTGGGACCAGCTCAGCTCTTggcaggttttgtttctcctttttgagGCGCCAGTAAGTTCTCTGGAGCAGGAAGTGTCCTGGCACCCGTTGGCACGAGGCACTGATGTCTGGCACTCATTGAGTAGCTGCTCAGCTCCAGGCAGGTTCCCGCCTCCTCCCACCATCCCACATTTCAGGGTAGGCGGGGGAAATGGGGCGTTGGAATCATCTTTCAGGGCCAGGCCGCTGTTCTTGGACAGAGAAAGGGATGTTGCCCACAGAGGAGGCTGCTGTGAGTTCCACGCACATGTTGCTGCTTTGCACGGTAGGGAGGCAAGGACTTGAGTCTGTGATTAGCCCTAATTGCAGCATGGGAGAGGTGGGGCAATGGAATTGCTGGCAGAACCCCTGTCGCAGGTCAGCGGGTGACCTGTGCAGAGCTGGATGCGGCTGCAGCGGTGAGCCGGTGCCCCGTGCGGAAGCAGGAGGAGATCTGTCGTTCCCTCGATGTGCTGAGGTCTCTGCAAACCTGACTGTGGTTTGGGCTCCGCAGCTGTCGGTGGCTTCTCCTTGGCAGCTGGCCTGGCAGCACTCCCCTCACTGTCCCTGCCAGCGGACCTGCCGGGACACGCTGCCTTCGTGTTCGGGGTTGGTGCCGTGCacggggctggagctgctgagggGCGGGTGTGTGGCTGGGCCGGTTCTGCTCTCCCGACTGGCAGTGGTGCCGGTTACGCTGGTCGGACAAGCGCTGCTCTCCCTGGCTCTCACAGCCCTTTCCCCTGAGCGGTTCCCTCTGATCCTGAGCTGGCGTTCGGGAACGCCGGGCTCTCGCCGGGCTCCCAgtgctggctggaggcaggcacgtgctgggggagctggatGGCAAGTGCCCTCCCTCAGTGGGACTTGTCTTAACAAACTGTTGTTCTCacctcagctccagctgccctTCCTCCCGCAGCCCCTGTTACTGCTCCTGTCACAGCACCAGGTACTCAGGACCCTCCTCGTTAACACCTCGTGTGCCACATTAACCAGAGTTTGCTGTTCTGGGTGGTTGCAGTTACATTAACCCTAACAGCTTGCACAGGGGAGCGCAGGTCACTGCGTGGGAGTCAGGACTCGGGGTCCTGTCCCCTCAGTGCGGTTGAGCCACGCCGCTCCCCTGTGTCTTGGTGTCCTCGTCCCTGAAGGGCGTGTGCCTGCCAGGAGGGGCTGCCTGTGTCCcactggggctggagggagggggctgcctgctgccagtgcGCTCCTGGAGCAGTTATGCATGCCAGTGTGTTCAATTTGACTTTTCCTTCCTATCCTCGGGTGGGTCCTTGttgccctccctgctcctgccagcccgGGATGCCATTTCCCAGACTCGGGAGCAGCGCTGGGGCTCTGGCCAGGCCTCCGGAGCTGCATGGAGGTGGTGGCAGCCCCTTTGGGTAGGGAAGAGCCAAGGGTAGAGCTGGCAGCAAAGCCTGGCCCCTGGCCTGCTGGGGCTTCCTGGCGTTTCAGGTGCCACCCCGTGCCGTGCCAGGGTTCCCTCTAAAGAGGGAAGCCTGGGGTGGCAGTGCTGATCCCAGCAGcgggtttttttcatttgtcactTGTGCCCATCAGCTGGCTTATGCTGGCACGGCGCTCTCTAGAATTGGTGCCGGTTTCTAGAAGTGGATGAACGCCCCGGTCTGCACTGGGTTGGTGGGTCGGGCAGACGTTCCTCTGCTGCCCTAGAGGCCAGGCACGAAGGCTGGGGTAGGCCAGGGCCAGGACGGGGCCGGCTGTGCTGGGCACGCTGCCTTCTGCTggcctcccctccctctctccctgctctcaCGGGTTCactctgtttctctcctttaGCTGTTCTTCATGCTGCTCATTCCCCACCTCTGACTCCATCTCCGGGCCCCGCTGGCCAGGCTCTCCCAGCGGAGCCGCCCAGCCCTGCCGCGActctgcctgtccctgctgggCCCCCGGCCCCCGTTTCCCCACCTGTGGTCCCAGCAGCAGCGATCCCCgtgttttctcttcccccccagctccctgccccagctctgcaggtccCAGTTAccacctcccctcctccagctccgCAGTCCCCAATGGGTTTTGCAGCCCCAGGATCTCCAGGGCCTGCCCCAGTTAGCCCAGTGTCTCCGGGACTCCCAGCCCCAGTGTTGCCTGCTCTGGCCGCTGCTCCTGCCGCAGTGACGGTGGCCCCCCTCGCCCCTGCCATGAGCCCTGGCTCTCCCCCCACAGCTCTCACTTCTCCTGTGAAAGCTGCCGTCCCCATGAGCCCCAcgggagctgcagcccaggcccctctgcctgcccccacagcagcctccgcagcccccgccgctTCCCTggcccccggggcagccccggctgctctcctcctgcccccttcccttcccctgaCACCATCTCCCCCACCAGCGTCCCCCActttcctgcctgctcctgccgcGCCTCCCGAGGCTGCAGCTTGTCCCCAGAGCCCGGGCTCTCCccctcttcccacagcagcccctCCGTGCCCTGTCTTGGCTGCCCCAGCAGTACCAGTGtctcctggcagccctgcctccaCCCTGCTGGCTTCTGCCTCGGCCTCTCCCcgagccccagcccccagctctcccctgccccccccagctcctccccagTGCCAAGCCCTGACCAGTGCCATCTCTCCTCCTGGCTTCCTGGCTGCCCCCGTGGCCCTGGCCCCGTTGTCACCTGCTGCCCCTCTTGTGCCAGCTGTGATGTCTCCTGGGAGTAATGCTATTGCCCCGCAGGGCCTGACCCCTGGTGCTCCAGTCTCTCCACTGGTTCCAGTTGCTCCTTCTCTTGCCCAGACCTGTCCTGTGGACCCTGTCCCAGTGGACCcggctgctgcccctgcagctctgggagagCCAGTCCCTCCCTCCATGGCCAGGACACCTCCTGAGGGCCCGGACCCTCAGGCAGCGCCTGCCGCTGTGGCCGTTCCCATCGCTCCTGCCCTGTCAAAACCCTCTCTGGGAGCTGCCCCATCTCCCCCAGGGCCACCAGTGGCAGCAGCCATGGCTGCTTTGGCTAAAGCAGCTCCAGTGAGTCCTGTCTCCCCACCGGTAgctcctgtgcctgctgcccccTCAGCCCCTTCCAGCTCCCCACCTGTCACACCAGCGATGGCAGCTCTGGCCACCCCTCCTGCAACCAGAGTGGCTCCCATGAGCCCAGTCACTGCCCTGTCAGCTCCTTCTGCCCCTGCCACACCAGCTCCACCAGCTCCGGCTGCCCCTTCTGCGGCCAAATTGCCACCTGTGAGCCCTGTCACTGCCACATCTGacccctctgccagctccctgcctgtcACACCGGTGGTGGCAGCTCCATCCAcccctcctgcagccaaagTGGCTCCCGTGAGCCTGGTTGCTTCCCCATCTACACCTTCTGTCCCTGCTATGCCAACTTCagctgcccctcctgcagcgaggTCACCTCCCACCGCACCTGccccctctgccagctccctgcctgtcACACCGGTGGTGGAAGCTCCATCCATTCTTCCTGCAGTCAAAGTGGCTTCTCTGAGCCCGGTCACTGCCCCTTCTGCTCCTTctgtccctgccagctccccaccTGTCACCCCAGCAGTGGCAGCCCTagcagctcctgccacccctCCCGCAGCCAAAGCAGCTCCCAAGAGCCCTGTTGCTGCTCCCTCGGCCCCTGCCACACCAGCTCCTGCAtctccaccagctccagctgctcctcctgcagccaaagcagctcCCAAGAGCCCTGTTGCTGCTCCTTCGGCCCCTGCCACACCAGCTCCTGCAtctccaccagctgctcctgcagccaaaGTGGCTCCCAAGAGCCCTGTTGCTGCTCCCTCAGCTCCTGCAtctccaccagctgctcctgcagccaaaGCGGCTCCCAAGAGCCCAGTTGCTGctccctcagctcctgccacaccagcttctgcttctccaccagctccagctgctcctgcagccaaagcagctcCCAAGAGCCCTGTTGCTGCTCCCTCGGCCCCTGCCACAccagctcctgcatctcccccagctccagctgcccctcctgcagccaaagcagctcCCAAGAGCCCTGTTGCTGCTCCCTCGGCCCCTGCCACAccagctcctgcatctcccccagctccagctgcccctcctgcagccaaagcagctcCCAAGAGCCCAGTTGCTGCTCCCTCGGCCCCTGCCACAccagctcctgcatctcccccagctccagctgcccctcctgcagccaaagcagctcCCAAGAGCCCTGTTGCTGCTCCCTCAGCTCCTGCAtctccaccagctccagctgtgccctcCACAGCCAAAGCGGCTCCCAAGGGCCCTGTTGCTGCTCCCTCGGCCCCTGCCACACCAGCTTCTGCTTCTCCACCAGCTCCAGGTGCCCCCCCTGCAGCCAAAAAGCCTCCCAAGAGCTCTGGTGTGGCTCCCAAGAGCCCTGTTGCTGCTCCCTCGGCCCCTGCCACACCAGCTCCTGCAtctccaccagctccagctgctcctcctgcagccaaagcagctcCCAAGAGCCCTGTTGCTGCTCCCTCGGCCCCTGCCACACCAGCTCCtgcatctccagctgctccccctGCAGCTAAAAAGCCTCTGAAGagcagccctggccctgctccacaggctccctctgcccctgctgctccagTGCCAGCGGctccaccagccccagctgcagccaaagCGCCTCCCAAGcgccctgctgcagccccatcatctcctgcagccccaccagctccagctgcccccccagcagccctggcacccagcaTGCCAGCTCCCACTCCAGGCacggctgccccagccccagggcttcCTGGTGCCCCCCCAAAGCCATCAGCCAGTTGTGCAGGCCCTGCTCCCCAGAAGCCAGAGGGCAgccctcctggctctgccccgGCAGGTAACCTTCCCTCGCCTGCCCCTTCTGCGCCGAGCGCTCCCCCTGCAAAGAAGCAGACCCCTCCTGGGAAAGTCACCAAGCCGTCCCCCCGCCCACCCCCATCCAAGCCCCCCTCGAAGGCCCCAGCCCCTGTCAGCTCTGCCGTCGATGACGATGACCTGCCGCCTCTGATCCCCCCCGAGCTGCCCGCTGCCAAGCCGCCGGTGCAGCCCATCCTGGTGGACTTCTCTCCCCGAGCAGCCGTGGCCCCCGCTGAGGCCCCTGCTCCTCCGGCTAAGCAGCCTGTCCTGAGGAATGACAAGGGTATTTGCCACCTCGGTTTGCCGTGTGCATGGAGTGTCACTGGCTGCCCACCAGATACTAACCCGTAGATGGGGCGCTTGGCGTGTTGCTCTAGACGAATAGTCTGTGGAGGTGCCGCGGTGGAGGCAGGCCTGAACCGTGCCAGACCGGGCTGAACCTGCCCGAGCAGCCGGTGAGCCGGGGAATGGGGAAGGGAGATGCCCCGTGGCCGCGGGATCGGGCAGGTCAGGGCTCGGCATGGTCCAGTGCCAGCGAGTCAGTGTCACTAATGCGTGTTTTCAGGCACGGAGCACGGTGTGGCTTGAGGCATGGGTGCTGCGATTGTTGCCTGAGCTGGCTTCACACGGAGGCTCTGGGAAGAGCTGCCACGTGCCTGTACCCTGGGGGGGCTGTCTGCCATCCACCGTGGTGTTCCCTGTGTCTGTCTGCTAGCAAAGGGGAGCTACGGGCACTGCCAGTGCCAAAATGGGCCTGTCCCCACACACTGGGGAAAGTCCTTCGCCTGGCTGAACTGTTGGGGGCCCCCAGGCACACACCGACAGTCTGCAGAGAGCTTTGTCGGGGGCTCCTGCGTGCTCTGCACGGCCATGGGCACAGAGGCCCtttccagagaaggaaacaggacTGAATTCAGGTAACAGCTGCATGAGAGGACATCGTGGTCACCCTCTGGCCTCCTCTAAGGCTGGAGACACCCGGCTGTGCTTTGTTCACTCCTGCGTGGTCGGACACGGCTGTACGATGGTTCACAAGCTAATGGTGGCACTGCGGCAGTggcacaggagctggcagccctCTGAGCCTCCCCGGCTCCAGCAGCGTTCAGGACCTGGCACAGAGGCCAACCTGAGCGTCCAAAGATGCTGTTCCCTGGTGGGGATTTTCGAGGTAATTGCAAATCGCCTCGTGTAGCAAAGTCACGGAAAGGTGCAGAAGCCCCAAGGACTCGGGGATTCGAGTCTCAGTTCCATGCTGTGTGTCTGAGCTCCTGTAACTCCAGCTTCACCACTGCCTGAACAGAGGGAAACCGAGGGAGTCCCAGTCAGTGCCAGGCCTGAGGAGCGCTGCCCTGTGCTCCTCCTCCAGCCGCGCTGCCACGCCGGCCACCACGGTGCCTCAAACtggggggagcagctggggctgtctCCTGGGGCCTCAGCATTCCGGAGGCAGCGTCCAGGCATCTGCGGTGCTCTGGCAGCCCTTCCACCATGGTGAGCATGCTCAGAACAGGCTTttgtgctccctgctgctgatgGTGTTTGGGGTTGCAGAGAGCACTCCTTCCACCTGATCCTGCTTGACCGTGCGGGCTGGAAATGGTGTCAGCACTCAGAACCCCCAGCAACAAGGGCTGCACTGGAGCAGTGCAGTTCTTTGATCTTGCTGTGTCCCCTGGACCTACCTGAGCTGGAAAGAGACACgtgtgtttgtttctgtagGGTCTGGAACAGAGTCTGACAGTGATGAATCCGTACCAGAGCTCGAAGAGCAAGACTCTACACAGGCCACGACGCAGCAGGCACAGGTAGGGCAGGCGGCACACGCTGGCCACgtccctgcacccagcagcagcagcagagcaggatcCCTGCTGGTGCTGTCCATCACCACCTCGGGGTTGTCACGGATTCCTCTTGTTTTCTATCCTtgcagcttgcagcagcagctgaaatagATGAAGAACCtgtcagcaaagcaaaacagagccGGAGCGAAAAGAAAGCACGGAAGGTGAGGTGGGGTGGTGGCTGGACCAAACCTGTACATGGTGAACAGCCTGCCCGTGGGTGGCTGGGGTTTGCCTCAGGGTCTGGCACGGTATCCTCGAGTGCTGGGGCCTTTGCCccacctgctgctcctcccctcccgccccgtACAATAGCAGCTGGGCGTTGGGGAGCCAAGAGCTTTGTATGACTTTCTGCCCTCATCAggcccctgggcagggggacaccCCATCTGTGGGCAAAATTCCGTGTCTGGAGGGGCTCAGGGCTGTGCTACAGATCCTGCCAGTCCTGGGAGAGTTCCCTCCCGGGCTCCCACTGCATTGTCAGGCTAAAAGCCTGGGATTGCTTCTCCTCCACAGCAgtaaaatgcacattttcatttgcaagaGCACACCGATCGTTGGACCCGGGTCTCTGGAGAGCAGATGAGTGGATGCATCTTTACACAGGCTGGGCTGTCTCAGTAACTTCTTTCCCTCGCTTACTTTTCTCTCATGTTTTTCAGGCAATGTCTAAACTGGGCCTTCGCCAGGTGACAGGAGTAACCAGAGTCACCATCCGGAAATCTAAGAACATCCTCTTCGTCATCACAAAGCCAGACGTATACAAGAGCCCAGCATCAGACACCTACATAGTCTTTGGTGAAGCGAAGGTGAGCTGACTGCAGAGTGTCTGGCAGCTGCGTTAATCCGtgtttgcagcagctgctctgtgccactcCAGAGGGATGTGGGCAGACCGGGGGTGCGCGTTGAGGGCCAGCTTCCCAGCTGCGTTGTTCGGCAGAGCTGTTTGatgtgctggcactgctgcagggtggggagcACAGCTGCGGCACGCCGAGCCTGCATGCTGGCATCCTGCTTTGCACGAGGCCAGCCTCACTCacaccttttcctcctccagatCGAAGACCTGTCCCAGCaagcccagctggcagctgccgAAAAGTTCAAAGTGCAAGGAGAAACTGTTTCAAACAtccaagaaaacacacagacTCCCACCGTGCAGGAGGAGAGCGAGGAAGAGGAGGTACGCCTTCCCCAGCCTGgttctgcagggctgggcactTCACCGTGGGGCTGAGCCGGCTGCAAAGCCTCCAGAGTTTGTGTTAAGACCcatggttttctttcctccatccGTGTCTTCACCAtgatgggaaaaggagagcacAGGGTCCTTCCCTGGGGGGATCTGGTCCCAGGCACTGCCAGGGGACTGTCCCCAGGCCTGGGCAGTACCCGGCCTTGCCTCCCAGCTTCTGTCTGCGTGGcctgagcaggagctgccccagtCCAGACAATCCCATTTCCCTCTGCCAGGCACGGAACAAACCGTGGTCGGGCTGGCGTGAACCCTGTTCTGTCTCCTTTAGGTTGACGAAACTGGCGTCGAGGTGAAAGACATTGAGCTGGTGATGTCACAGGCGAACGTGTCCCGAGCAAAGGCAGTCCGTGCCCTGAAGAACAACAGTAACGATATTGTAAACGCTATAATGGTGAGTGCCTGGCCAGGTGGGCCTGGCGcccggggaggagggagaaccATTCCCGGTGGGATGTCCCTGGGGGGAGATGTGCAGCACGTAGTTCCCATGCGGCTGCTGCCGCACGTAGGGCATGAGCTGAGGGACGGGATGTGCCTCCCGCCTGCAGCCGTGGTGCTGGATTCCTCTGCGTGTCAGGGGCCGGGCTGTAGGGCTCTGTGCTGCCGGCAAGGCTGGCTCCTAACGtgcctttctctctctgcaggaGTTGACGATGTAGCTGCCAGAGGGAGGAGCGTTTTTTGGTGtttcagagaaaagtaaaatgcaactaaatttaaaatttgtactATTTCTATCAATTAATAAAAGTTGTGGCTTATTGTTGGTGAAACACTTTCTGCTCCATGTTGGCTTTGCTACCTTCCCCTCCCTGGTAGCCAAGGTCCCAGGGTGGAGCCTTCCTCCCGGGAAGATCTCAGCACCGATACCCTGTCCCGTCCCGCTGCAGCGGAAGAACACCTGCCCGTTCCCTCATTTCCTTCCTGTCCTGGAGGTCGGCTGGCCATGAGCCCCAGTGTCACCACCATGCCTGGGACACTGGGTCCAGCCCAGGCCGTCTCCTTCAATAGACAGCGGGAGGTCCCAGATGGGAGGCGAGGAGCCCGCTGCAGGGTGTCACCTTCATCCCCCCCGACGTTCCTTTGGTGACCATGAGCTTCTTacttccctgcagctgtggggtggggatggaCTGGGGCATCGCACACCTTCCAGCCTGAGCCGAAGGGAGGCTGAGGCTCGTCCAGCTTCAGGTCCGCTGTTGCaacctgctgctttgctggatgGGGCggcacagcagggctgagcagtgGAAGGCACTGCGCTCGGGAAGCCTCTGCTCATCCAGAAAGCCGCTCCTTGCAGGCAGAGGGAATCTTCCCCCCCACTCGCAGGGGAGTGAGCTGACGTCTACCCTCCCACGGCCCTGAGTCTCACGAAATGCAGAGGCTGGAGCTGCGAAAATGGGCATCTTGCTGCCGTTTAGCAGAATTTTCTCCCCTGTGCCATGAATGCTGGGTTTCGGAACAGCTCATTAAAGCTGATGAGTGAcatggcagcacaggcagccagcGAGAAGCCCAAGAGGAAATAATGGCGATGCCAGCTGGGAGCCCTCCGTTACCCTGCAGCCCACCCATGCAGGTGGGCAGAGCTCCCACCTGCCGGGAGGCAGCAGCGCAAGGGGCTGCAAGGGAGGGTGGCCATGGGCAAGCCCGGGTGGGGGGGATTGAGTGGGAGGCTTGTGCAGCGGTGTTTGACAGTTTTAATTAAGaaactggaaagctgctggcCCAGGGAGCAGCGATGGGATTTCAGAGCAGCTTCCAGCTCTGAGAGGTTGAATTCGGAGGCCACAGGCAGGAACGAGGCCTGGAGAGGCCCCATCTGCTCGGTGCGGAGTTGAGTTTTCATTAGTACCGTGCTCGATTCCCTGTGCTGTTCCCTGACTGCCCGCTGGAGCAGGAATTGGCTTTTGATTTGGCCCAGGGTTTCACTATCCAGTTGCTCAGCTGGCAGGCGGGCATTTCGCGTTCCCAGTTCCCAAATGCTGCTGCTCGCTCCCGAGCCTGGTCCTGGTCTGTGCTCCTCGTGATGAGCTGGGATGCCTTTGGCGTGAATCACTGCATCTCCCAGGggaagctgccttttttttttttttttttttggtaagacaTGTGCTCTGGGGAAGGCCCAGCACGAGCGTCCCCCTCTGCAGCGGTGCCGGGGGCTCGGCGCTGGTATGGCGGCACAGCGCAGgccctgcagcagtgcaggatgAAGGCCCAGCGGGCAGCACGTGCTGCCATGCACAGGGGTGTGGGCCCAAACCTGCCGGCtcggggcagctggggagggtaAAAATGACCCCAGGGTGGGCTGGAGAAGGGTTCTGCCGGGCACAGGCTCggtgggagcagccagggccCCATGGCCCATGGGGCTGGGAACAGGCCCAGGGATGAGGCCCACCCAGGAATGGGCCTGGAgacagggctgagcagggaaCAGGTCCGGGGATGGTGaccagctggggacagggccAAGCTGGGAACAGGCTCAGTGATGGGGCCAGGCCAGGAACgggcgtggggagggggctcagcTGGAAATGGGTGTGTGGACAGGGCCCAGCTGGGAACAGGCCCAGGGATGGGGCCAGCCAGGTCTGGGCCCAGGGATGAGGCTTAGCCAGGAACGGGTCCGGGaacagggctgagcagggaaCAGGCCTGGGGACTGGGCCCAGCTGGGACAACAGGCCAGGGGATGGAGCCAAGCCAGGAATGGGCCTGGGGCCGGAGCCCAGCTGGGAACGGGCCTGGGGATGGGGCCCAGGTGGGAACAGGCCCAGGGATGGGGCCCAGCCAGGAACGGGCCCGGGGCAGCATCCAGCCAGGAACAGGCCTGGGTATGGGGCCCAACCGGGAATGGGCCCAGGGATGGTGTCCAGCAGGGAACAGGCCCAGGGATGGGGCCCAGCCAGGAATGGGCCCAGGGGCAGCATCCATCCAGGAATGGGCCCGGGGATGGTACCCAGCCAGGAACAGGCCTGGGGACAGTATCCAGCCAGGAATGGGCCCAGGGGCAGTGTCCAGCCATGGACAGGCCAGTGATGGGCCCTGTGCGAGGACTGGGCTGCGGGACCCTGAGGCCTTTCGCTCACCTCTACCTTCAGTCTGGACAGTGACCTTCCCCGATTCCCTGCTCTGCATTGTCCCTTTCAGGAAGGATTCTTTGGGATGGGCCACAAAGACAGATGACCTGGCATTGAAAGGCCTGTTTGGGGCGGCCGTTCTCTCCTTCTCTGGCTTTGGGAGGTAGCATGCCACCTCCCCAAGGATGGCCACCTCAGCACAGCCACCTCAGCACGGCCACCTCAGCACGGCCACCTCAGCACAGCCACCTCAGCATGGCCACCTCGGCACGGCCACCTCAGCACAGCCACCTCAGCATGGCCACCTCGGCACGGCCACCTTGGCATGGCCACCTCAGCACAGCCACCTCAGCATGGCCACCTCGGCACAGCCACCTCTGCAAGGATGGCCACCTTGGCACGGCCACCTCGGCACGGCCACCTCAGCAATGGCCACCTTGGCATGGCCACCTCCCCAAGGATGGCCACCTCAGCACGGCCACCTCAGCATGGCCACATCAGCACGGCCACCTCGGCACGGCCACCTCTGCACAGCCACCTCGGCACAGCCACCTCAGCACGGCCATCTCGGCGTGGCCACCTCCCCAAGGATGGCCACCTCAGCACGGCCACCTCGGCACCTGCAGTGGCCACGGCTGCCCATCACTGAGGATGTGCCAGCAGGAGTGTCCGATGGGGGGGAACGAGATGGCACCGGTTGTTCATGTCTGCCCTGTTAAATCGTGAAAAATTGTAAATCCTGTGCCTTGGGTTTTCTTCATACACTTGAGTACTTGGAACAGCTACCATGAACTAACCAGAGAACCAAGTTGTAGGTCAacttaggaaaaaataagaggTTTTCATTGTTGTAGCCTGGGTCTTCAAACGTTAAGAGAACAACTTTTAATGGCCTTTAGGAACTGCGGGTTCAGTGCTTTAAGAACATGGTGGCTGTCAGGTAAGAGTGAATTTGTGGAGCAGGTTTGACTAAGACGTTACTGCTAGGAATGGAAGTAGAGTTACGGTGTGTCGAAAGGGTGAGCAGCAACGtgttgtttctgaaaaactCTAGCTTAGGTGACCTGCCGTCTTGGAAAACATTGAACCCATGGGATGTTGACCTGTTAAATATAATGGTAACAGAAAGGCAGTGAGAATGCATTTTGTTAATGAAGTTgtcaactgaaagaaaagggtAGGCTTTGCGACATTCTAATATTCTGCCACAACTTAATCTGTTCTGTGCATTTGTCATTCTTCAGTACAATATCTAAATAATTTCAGCCCCAAATTTCTGACTTGggtgaaataaaattcaagaaTTGTGAAGCCTGTATTAGGATCCAAAAGAAATACTTACAGAAAAGAATCTAGGAACAGGTGAGTtctcaaaactaaaaaaaaaaaaaaaaaaagtatttcttaagaTGCTTTATTAGACCTGTAGGTAGCTAAATTTAGCCAACGGCACTTGAAAATAGCTACATTACCAAAATTTATTCCCTCTTTATTCATTAggtaataaatatttctttgtctgGAGTAAGAAAATGGGTATGTAAGA of Falco rusticolus isolate bFalRus1 chromosome 19, bFalRus1.pri, whole genome shotgun sequence contains these proteins:
- the NACA gene encoding nascent polypeptide-associated complex subunit alpha isoform X2, which produces MSVVTRVPAPGTRPGGRGPGSLPHSGGDSVGTRGVPALQPGVLAGTHRVPAPQSGVLAGTRGFPVSIREVPVPHPQGPARPGPGTVERGLPGGAGCWAAAPCPGSARPPGSGASSRSVSFRRHLGPCSPHRSGTESDSDESVPELEEQDSTQATTQQAQLAAAAEIDEEPVSKAKQSRSEKKARKAMSKLGLRQVTGVTRVTIRKSKNILFVITKPDVYKSPASDTYIVFGEAKIEDLSQQAQLAAAEKFKVQGETVSNIQENTQTPTVQEESEEEEVDETGVEVKDIELVMSQANVSRAKAVRALKNNSNDIVNAIMELTM
- the NACA gene encoding nascent polypeptide-associated complex subunit alpha isoform X1: MPGEATETVPATEQELPQPQAETGSGTESDSDESVPELEEQDSTQATTQQAQLAAAAEIDEEPVSKAKQSRSEKKARKAMSKLGLRQVTGVTRVTIRKSKNILFVITKPDVYKSPASDTYIVFGEAKIEDLSQQAQLAAAEKFKVQGETVSNIQENTQTPTVQEESEEEEVDETGVEVKDIELVMSQANVSRAKAVRALKNNSNDIVNAIMELTM